The window CGGCTTGTTCAGTGACGGCCGGTGCAGTTCGATCTTCGGGTAGTGCTCATGTTTGAAGCCTTCCACCAGGACGAGATCGGTGCGTTGCAGGTCCAGCCGGTCCAGTAGCTCGGACAGTGTCGGCTCGTCACGCCCCGCATCGAACTCCGTCATCAGCGCCATGCGCCTGCGCGATGAGATCAGCATCTGGCAGGCGCCCGCCTTGCGAAGCGCGTAGCTGTCCTTGCCGGGATGGTCGATATCGAACTTGTGATGCGCGTGCTTCACGACGGCGACACGCATGCCGCGGGTCACCAGCAACGGAAGCAACTGCCTGAGCAGGGTCGTCTTGCCCGTTCCACTCCACGCGCAGAACCCGAGGATGGGGACATGCTTTTCGATCATGCGGATGTTTCCTTGTGAAGGGAGCCGGAGGTTACTGTTCCGGATT of the Gammaproteobacteria bacterium genome contains:
- the mobB gene encoding molybdopterin-guanine dinucleotide biosynthesis protein B, yielding MIEKHVPILGFCAWSGTGKTTLLRQLLPLLVTRGMRVAVVKHAHHKFDIDHPGKDSYALRKAGACQMLISSRRRMALMTEFDAGRDEPTLSELLDRLDLQRTDLVLVEGFKHEHYPKIELHRPSLNKPLLFPDDPDVIAFASDAPIPESGTHLPGLDLNDPGQIADFIIGKIAGNADAPGFGRS